A section of the Methanoregula formicica SMSP genome encodes:
- the mptA gene encoding GTP cyclohydrolase MptA: MSRKASDQTPDKAFTRELPDIQASSPDVRINLTRVGVKNVKKLVEVHRTGKRPVIFISNFDVYVDLPGSLKGANLSRNFEVIDEVLQQAIDGDVNQIEQLCSVVARKLLDRHEYADRTEVLMRSEFMVKRETPISKTACHEVVKVHARAIARRTFRAPIVRKSIGAEVTGMTACPCAQNIMKERAMRVLEGIDVPKDKIDAFFAEVPMATHNQRGKGFLCIETDDDQHVDLERVIHILKESMSSGIYELLKRGDEGAVVLAAHKNPRFVEDCVREMARKVLAEFEYLSGDSVVTIKQTNEESIHQHDAYAERKATIAELVDELNGERHESG, from the coding sequence ATTAGCCGCAAAGCATCAGATCAGACCCCTGACAAAGCATTTACCCGTGAACTGCCGGATATCCAGGCCTCTTCGCCCGATGTCCGGATCAACCTTACGAGAGTTGGAGTAAAGAACGTCAAAAAACTCGTTGAAGTGCACCGCACCGGAAAGCGCCCGGTCATCTTCATCTCCAACTTCGATGTCTACGTCGACCTCCCCGGGAGCCTCAAGGGAGCGAACCTCTCGCGCAACTTCGAGGTGATCGACGAGGTCCTCCAGCAGGCAATTGACGGGGACGTCAACCAGATCGAACAGCTCTGCAGCGTTGTTGCCCGGAAACTCCTCGACCGTCATGAGTACGCAGACCGAACGGAAGTCCTGATGCGCAGCGAGTTCATGGTCAAGCGCGAGACCCCGATCAGCAAGACTGCCTGCCATGAGGTCGTCAAGGTACATGCCCGGGCAATCGCCCGGCGAACGTTCCGCGCACCGATCGTGAGAAAGAGCATCGGTGCCGAGGTCACCGGCATGACGGCCTGCCCCTGCGCACAGAACATCATGAAGGAGCGGGCGATGCGGGTCCTCGAAGGCATCGACGTCCCCAAGGACAAGATCGATGCGTTCTTCGCGGAAGTCCCGATGGCCACCCACAACCAGCGCGGCAAGGGTTTCCTGTGTATCGAAACCGATGACGACCAGCATGTTGACCTTGAGCGGGTCATCCACATCTTAAAGGAGTCCATGAGCAGCGGGATCTACGAACTCTTAAAACGCGGCGATGAAGGAGCCGTTGTTCTGGCCGCGCACAAAAATCCCCGGTTCGTGGAGGACTGCGTACGGGAGATGGCACGAAAAGTTCTGGCTGAATTCGAGTACCTGAGCGGGGATTCCGTGGTCACGATCAAGCAGACCAACGAGGAGAGTATCCACCAGCACGATGCCTATGCCGAACGAAAAGCCACGATTGCCGAATTGGTCGATGAATTGAACGGCGAACGGCACGAGAGCGGTTAA
- a CDS encoding ribbon-helix-helix domain-containing protein yields the protein MPPIQGKPKEQISYKCPHDLLLKINTAIEMGEFASRNDLITAALRTFFESHPADVKPQIAEWLNSNEGKEYLTCLINDILDSRER from the coding sequence ATGCCGCCGATTCAAGGCAAACCAAAAGAACAAATATCGTATAAGTGTCCCCATGACCTGCTACTGAAGATCAACACGGCAATTGAGATGGGAGAATTCGCCTCGCGTAATGATCTCATTACTGCGGCATTGCGCACTTTTTTTGAGAGCCACCCTGCCGACGTGAAGCCCCAGATCGCTGAATGGCTGAATTCCAATGAGGGGAAGGAATACCTGACCTGCCTGATCAATGATATTCTGGACTCACGGGAAAGGTGA
- the frhB gene encoding coenzyme F420 hydrogenase subunit beta encodes MGAELGKYKSVVSARSTDKELLKHAQDGGIVTSLFAYALEEGIIDGAIVAASKEFAAKNPSKVMLDNSNFDMIEPWRPIPAIVNTKAELLAAAGTKYNISPNVALLKEATRAFGLDKIGIVGTPCQMQAVRKAQLYPIGFRDVGASIALAVGIFCMENFPYQSILQLVEDHAAMKLESVKKMEIGKGKFWVYGKRGQVVQLPLKVTHKYEQPGCHVCLDYVANLGDISTGSVGSPDGWSTVFVRSKIGDSVWAKAMAAGVFETQPIEKVKPGLELVTKLANEKITKNKATLEARKTFGVGKALRNPYI; translated from the coding sequence ATGGGAGCAGAACTCGGTAAATACAAATCAGTCGTCTCAGCCCGGAGCACCGACAAGGAGCTTCTCAAGCACGCCCAGGATGGCGGTATCGTTACCTCACTCTTTGCCTATGCACTCGAAGAGGGCATCATCGACGGCGCCATCGTTGCAGCAAGCAAGGAATTCGCAGCAAAGAACCCCTCCAAGGTCATGCTCGACAACTCGAACTTCGACATGATCGAGCCCTGGAGACCCATCCCGGCGATCGTCAACACCAAGGCTGAGCTGCTTGCAGCAGCAGGTACCAAGTACAACATCAGCCCGAACGTTGCACTCTTAAAGGAGGCAACCCGTGCATTCGGCCTGGACAAGATCGGTATCGTCGGCACCCCGTGCCAGATGCAGGCTGTCCGGAAGGCCCAGCTCTACCCGATCGGGTTCAGGGATGTCGGCGCAAGCATCGCCCTCGCGGTAGGTATCTTCTGCATGGAGAACTTCCCCTACCAGAGCATCCTCCAGCTCGTGGAAGACCACGCTGCGATGAAGCTCGAGTCCGTCAAGAAGATGGAGATCGGCAAGGGCAAGTTCTGGGTATACGGCAAGCGCGGACAGGTCGTCCAGCTTCCGCTCAAGGTGACCCACAAGTACGAGCAGCCCGGCTGCCACGTCTGCCTTGACTATGTTGCAAACCTCGGTGACATCTCCACCGGCTCTGTCGGCAGCCCCGACGGCTGGAGCACCGTCTTTGTCAGGTCCAAGATCGGTGACTCGGTCTGGGCCAAGGCAATGGCAGCAGGCGTCTTCGAGACCCAGCCCATCGAGAAGGTCAAGCCCGGCCTTGAACTCGTGACCAAGCTCGCCAACGAGAAGATCACGAAGAACAAGGCAACCCTCGAGGCTCGCAAGACCTTCGGTGTCGGCAAGGCACTCAGGAACCCCTACATCTAA
- a CDS encoding translation initiation factor IF-2 subunit beta — translation MTDPYEKLLKKAYSSITEKTESSERFVVPEAKAYVEGKTTVLENFADIVGKVRRDPDHLMKFLLGELGTSGKIDGNRAIFNGKFEIQLIKAIFKSYVDDFVICSECGKPDTRLVKDDRVTLLRCDACGSHRPIRKRKARTEPVSENLEEGQVMDVEIQSVSKRGDGVVKMGRYIMYVANSKPGQKVKIRISRISGSIVFTERAE, via the coding sequence ATGACGGACCCGTACGAAAAACTCCTCAAAAAGGCATACTCCTCCATCACGGAGAAGACCGAGTCCTCGGAGCGGTTTGTTGTCCCCGAGGCAAAGGCCTATGTGGAAGGCAAGACGACCGTTCTTGAAAACTTCGCTGACATCGTCGGGAAGGTCCGCCGGGATCCCGACCACCTGATGAAGTTTTTGCTCGGCGAACTCGGGACCAGCGGCAAGATCGATGGGAACCGGGCGATTTTCAACGGCAAGTTCGAGATCCAGCTCATCAAGGCCATCTTCAAGAGTTATGTCGATGACTTCGTGATCTGTTCCGAGTGCGGCAAGCCGGATACCCGGCTCGTCAAGGACGACCGGGTGACGCTCCTCCGGTGCGATGCCTGCGGGAGCCACCGCCCGATACGGAAGCGGAAGGCCCGGACCGAACCGGTCTCGGAGAACCTCGAAGAGGGGCAGGTCATGGACGTCGAGATCCAGTCTGTCTCGAAGCGGGGCGACGGGGTTGTCAAGATGGGCCGGTATATCATGTACGTGGCAAATTCCAAACCCGGCCAGAAAGTAAAGATCAGGATCTCCCGTATCTCGGGGTCTATTGTCTTTACCGAACGGGCAGAATAA
- a CDS encoding ATP-binding protein — protein MSGDSDTLRIMEIVLTAEIFNQNPELDINDITPLCRDVFGATGSEIKRPVYVSDGLIKRALSIADAHTKLVANPFISYEEFGQRLKITALEPAGQWFLKQGGKPFLEKNPALAFYFEKIGGSNGVSYKDVRKVNPPFEDTKAHLDARISRLISEDEKLRGALDLVILSAPDEIEQHIDDLVCTDDQIAIINKIQHALDHRDFLHRHRIYEIGKLLFVGPPGTGKTSLALAMSRTMHMPVLEVRLSMVTSQYLGETSKNIDRIFDLAKQLAPAILFVDEFDFVAKSRTTDDHGAMKRAVNSLLKNIDRINLIRNGVLLIGATNHPQLLDEAAWRRFDEVVEFSLPDEGMRKDILKKVTSTLHCTVDYAALAKKTERFSGSDLRMMIKEAILSALMDKRNDIRESDIEKGITMVRNREAIRHQNWL, from the coding sequence ATGTCCGGAGACTCTGACACCCTGCGTATCATGGAGATCGTGCTGACCGCCGAGATCTTCAACCAGAACCCCGAACTTGACATCAACGACATCACGCCCCTCTGCCGCGATGTCTTTGGTGCCACCGGTTCCGAGATCAAGCGCCCGGTCTATGTCAGCGACGGGCTGATCAAGCGTGCCCTCTCCATTGCCGACGCCCACACGAAACTTGTGGCAAATCCCTTCATCTCGTACGAGGAGTTCGGCCAGCGGCTCAAGATCACGGCCCTCGAACCGGCCGGGCAGTGGTTCCTCAAGCAGGGGGGCAAGCCGTTCCTCGAAAAGAACCCGGCGCTTGCCTTCTATTTCGAGAAGATAGGCGGGTCCAACGGGGTGTCCTATAAGGACGTGCGGAAGGTAAATCCCCCGTTCGAAGACACCAAGGCCCACCTGGATGCACGGATCTCCAGACTCATCAGCGAGGACGAGAAACTCCGGGGAGCGCTTGACCTCGTCATCCTTAGCGCCCCGGACGAGATCGAACAGCATATCGACGACCTGGTCTGCACGGACGACCAGATCGCTATCATCAACAAGATCCAGCACGCTCTCGACCACCGCGACTTCCTCCACCGGCACCGGATCTACGAGATCGGCAAGCTCCTCTTTGTCGGGCCGCCCGGCACCGGCAAGACCTCGCTTGCCCTTGCCATGTCCCGCACCATGCACATGCCGGTCCTCGAAGTCCGCCTCTCGATGGTCACCTCGCAGTACCTTGGCGAGACCTCGAAGAACATCGACCGCATCTTCGACCTGGCCAAGCAGCTCGCCCCAGCGATCCTGTTTGTCGACGAGTTCGACTTCGTGGCAAAGAGCCGCACCACCGACGACCATGGCGCCATGAAGCGGGCGGTCAACTCCCTCTTAAAGAACATCGACCGGATCAACTTGATCCGGAACGGCGTCCTCCTGATCGGTGCAACGAACCACCCCCAGCTGCTGGACGAAGCCGCCTGGCGGCGTTTCGACGAGGTAGTGGAGTTCTCCCTTCCTGATGAGGGGATGCGGAAAGACATATTGAAAAAGGTTACCTCAACGCTCCACTGCACTGTCGATTACGCAGCCCTTGCAAAGAAGACAGAAAGATTCTCCGGTTCAGACCTCCGCATGATGATCAAGGAGGCAATCCTCTCGGCGCTCATGGACAAGAGGAACGATATCCGGGAGAGCGATATCGAAAAGGGCATCACCATGGTGCGGAACCGCGAGGCGATCCGGCACCAGAACTGGTTATAA
- a CDS encoding winged helix-turn-helix transcriptional regulator, translating into MRKSQPDHTDICFCPLSGLLDVLAKKWALLIIAILGNEGEKGFNELKKELGSISPKPLSDTLKSLEGTGLVHKRILATSPPSVKYSLTPDGWQFREYLIPILVWVSERGGKDQPGCPIHRSPHRNSNNPK; encoded by the coding sequence ATGAGGAAATCGCAGCCCGACCATACCGACATCTGTTTCTGCCCACTATCAGGCCTCCTCGATGTCCTGGCAAAGAAGTGGGCGCTCCTCATCATCGCAATCCTTGGCAATGAGGGCGAAAAGGGATTCAATGAACTGAAAAAGGAGCTTGGCAGCATCAGCCCCAAGCCCCTGTCTGATACACTGAAGAGCCTGGAAGGGACAGGGCTCGTGCACAAACGCATTCTTGCGACCTCACCCCCCAGTGTGAAGTACTCGCTCACTCCTGATGGCTGGCAGTTCCGCGAGTACCTTATCCCGATACTGGTCTGGGTCTCGGAACGGGGCGGCAAAGATCAGCCCGGGTGCCCGATCCACAGATCTCCTCATAGAAACTCAAATAATCCAAAGTAA
- a CDS encoding DNA-directed RNA polymerase subunit L: MIVKVLALEKDKVRLIIQGEGHTFMNALVEEILSDPDVDVARYTIEFQFSDPELLVTTKNKKNPLPIIRKACKRITGHCDEILKGIKKTKA; encoded by the coding sequence ATGATTGTAAAAGTACTCGCGCTCGAGAAGGACAAGGTGCGGCTCATCATCCAGGGGGAGGGGCACACGTTCATGAACGCCCTTGTTGAGGAGATCTTAAGCGATCCCGACGTTGACGTCGCCCGCTATACCATCGAGTTCCAGTTCTCGGACCCGGAACTGCTCGTCACGACAAAGAACAAGAAGAACCCCCTTCCCATCATCAGGAAAGCCTGCAAGCGGATCACCGGCCACTGCGACGAGATCCTCAAGGGCATCAAGAAGACGAAGGCATAA
- the ilvC gene encoding ketol-acid reductoisomerase, with translation MMKKYYEADADLGVLKGKKIAVIGYGSQGRGQSLNLRDSGLDVVIGLRPGRSWDAATKDGMKVMKVADAVKAADIIQILLPDEHQGAVFRSEILPHLAENKCLMFSHGFNIHFGQIVPPANVDVIMVAPKGPGFMVRRQYEEGKGVPALIAVQQDHTGKAHKIALAYAKGIGATRAVVLETSFREETETDLFGEQAVLCGGMTSLIKAGFETLVDAGYSPEMAYLEVLHETKLIVDLIYEGGLTNMRKYISNTAQYGDLTRGPRVIGPEAYEAMQEILEEIQTGQFAREWMLENMVNRPMFNALTKADEEHLIEEVGKEVRGMMPQFKK, from the coding sequence ATGATGAAAAAATATTATGAGGCAGATGCTGACCTCGGCGTTTTAAAAGGCAAGAAGATCGCCGTGATCGGCTACGGGTCGCAGGGCAGAGGGCAGTCGCTGAACTTACGGGACAGCGGGCTCGACGTTGTCATCGGCCTGCGCCCCGGCAGGAGCTGGGACGCCGCAACGAAGGATGGCATGAAAGTGATGAAGGTCGCCGATGCGGTCAAGGCGGCAGACATCATTCAGATCCTTCTTCCGGACGAGCACCAGGGTGCAGTGTTCAGAAGCGAGATCCTGCCTCACCTTGCGGAAAACAAGTGCCTCATGTTCTCCCACGGGTTCAACATCCACTTCGGCCAGATCGTGCCCCCCGCAAATGTTGATGTCATCATGGTCGCGCCCAAGGGCCCGGGTTTCATGGTCCGCCGCCAGTACGAGGAGGGCAAGGGAGTTCCCGCGCTCATCGCCGTCCAGCAGGACCACACCGGCAAGGCGCACAAGATCGCGCTCGCATACGCGAAGGGTATCGGCGCAACCCGCGCCGTAGTTCTCGAAACCAGCTTCCGCGAAGAAACTGAAACCGATCTCTTCGGTGAGCAGGCCGTCCTCTGCGGCGGGATGACCTCCCTTATCAAGGCCGGGTTCGAGACGCTGGTCGATGCCGGGTACTCCCCGGAGATGGCCTACCTTGAAGTGCTCCACGAGACCAAGCTCATCGTTGACCTCATCTACGAGGGCGGGCTCACCAACATGCGCAAGTACATCAGTAACACTGCGCAGTACGGCGACCTCACCCGCGGTCCCCGTGTCATCGGCCCCGAGGCCTACGAGGCAATGCAGGAGATCCTCGAAGAGATCCAGACCGGCCAGTTCGCCCGCGAGTGGATGCTCGAGAACATGGTCAACCGCCCGATGTTCAATGCCCTTACCAAAGCGGATGAAGAGCACCTCATTGAGGAAGTAGGAAAGGAAGTCCGGGGCATGATGCCCCAGTTCAAAAAGTGA
- the frhA gene encoding coenzyme F420 hydrogenase subunit alpha, with the protein MSKVVEISPTTRHEGHSKLVLKVNDQGIIETGNWCSITPVRGVEKLAVGKTPEQVPKIASRVCGICPIAHNLAATEAMEASIKCEIPKDALMLRHILQLANRCHSIALHDILILPDLYIPGTETKINPFTAEEPVRSVAKRIQRLREIGQTIGQIAAGDCIHPRNTRVGGMYRNVSEQAKTKMYDLAKEGLVLAHQQADFMIAVLRNYQAREHVDVGGMKVPLPKTLGYHNQGYLATHAFYGSSSLDECPSWDIRRFKEVRPWDWYMGEMTVDLEEPRYPIGGTTKVGTKVNPQMEACTGIPMYDGQPVEVGPRARLVTYKNFDEKGTVAQNIAREMEYQDCFYEMIDCLDELNPAGKVVADYIPDGDGTLGWASNEAPRGTDVHLARVKDWKVQYFSMLVPTTWNFATCSAALRGAPWQLAEVIMRGYDPCVSCATHMIVLDEENKVVAQKLIQ; encoded by the coding sequence TTGTCGAAAGTTGTAGAGATTTCCCCAACCACAAGACATGAGGGACACTCCAAGCTGGTGCTCAAGGTCAACGACCAGGGCATCATCGAGACCGGCAACTGGTGTTCCATCACCCCGGTCCGTGGAGTCGAGAAGCTTGCCGTGGGCAAGACCCCCGAGCAGGTCCCCAAGATTGCATCCCGTGTCTGCGGTATCTGTCCGATTGCCCACAACCTCGCGGCTACCGAAGCAATGGAAGCATCCATCAAGTGCGAGATCCCGAAGGACGCACTGATGCTCCGTCACATTCTCCAGCTCGCAAACCGGTGTCACAGCATTGCACTGCACGACATCCTGATCCTGCCCGACCTTTACATCCCGGGCACCGAGACCAAGATCAACCCGTTCACGGCAGAGGAGCCCGTCCGCTCCGTTGCAAAGCGCATCCAGCGCCTCCGTGAGATCGGCCAGACCATCGGCCAGATCGCGGCCGGTGACTGCATCCACCCGCGGAACACCCGCGTCGGTGGTATGTACCGCAATGTCTCGGAACAGGCTAAGACCAAGATGTACGACCTTGCAAAGGAAGGACTTGTCCTTGCCCACCAGCAGGCAGACTTCATGATCGCAGTCCTGCGCAACTACCAGGCCCGCGAGCATGTCGATGTCGGCGGCATGAAGGTCCCGCTCCCCAAGACCCTCGGTTACCACAACCAGGGCTACCTTGCAACCCATGCATTCTACGGATCCTCGAGCCTCGACGAGTGCCCCTCCTGGGACATCCGCCGGTTCAAGGAAGTCCGCCCGTGGGACTGGTATATGGGTGAGATGACTGTCGACCTCGAGGAGCCCCGCTACCCGATCGGCGGAACAACCAAGGTGGGAACCAAGGTCAACCCGCAGATGGAGGCCTGCACCGGCATCCCGATGTACGACGGCCAGCCCGTTGAAGTTGGCCCCCGCGCCCGTCTCGTCACCTACAAGAACTTTGACGAGAAGGGTACCGTTGCCCAGAACATTGCCCGTGAGATGGAGTACCAGGACTGCTTCTACGAGATGATCGACTGCCTTGACGAGCTCAACCCTGCCGGTAAGGTCGTTGCAGACTACATCCCCGACGGCGACGGCACCCTCGGCTGGGCATCCAACGAGGCACCCCGTGGAACCGATGTCCACCTTGCACGCGTCAAGGACTGGAAGGTCCAGTACTTCAGCATGCTCGTCCCGACCACCTGGAACTTTGCGACCTGCAGTGCAGCCCTCCGTGGCGCACCCTGGCAGCTCGCCGAGGTCATCATGCGCGGGTACGACCCGTGTGTCTCATGTGCAACCCACATGATCGTTCTGGACGAAGAAAACAAGGTAGTGGCTCAGAAGCTCATCCAGTGA
- a CDS encoding MBL fold metallo-hydrolase: MKITLLGTGDAVGTPRIGCNCLQCTHAHRTGATRLRTSLLIENGGKHLLVDSSPDLRQQLLRCGSPHIDAVIWTHGHYDHFMGFGEFYRVQQIPPVYAAPQVLSYCKEFFRFLNFPTFPVDPYIPFTLFGITITPFMVKHPPAFTTGMLFETGTSRVGFTSDTNREIPEKSLDLLSGLDLLLLDALAPSHYSIAKHMNYLDACTLAGELAPKEFRCMHLSHHIPWDLPHTAKDGDTFTFP, from the coding sequence ATGAAGATTACGCTTCTTGGCACCGGTGACGCAGTCGGCACTCCCCGTATCGGGTGCAACTGCCTCCAGTGCACCCATGCGCACCGGACCGGTGCGACACGCCTCCGCACATCGCTGTTGATCGAGAACGGGGGAAAGCACCTCCTTGTCGATTCCTCGCCGGACTTACGACAGCAGCTCCTGCGCTGCGGTTCGCCGCATATCGATGCCGTCATCTGGACCCACGGGCACTATGACCACTTCATGGGCTTTGGCGAGTTCTACCGTGTCCAGCAGATCCCCCCGGTCTATGCCGCACCACAGGTCCTCTCGTACTGTAAGGAATTCTTCCGGTTCCTGAATTTCCCGACGTTCCCGGTCGATCCCTACATCCCGTTTACCCTGTTCGGGATCACGATCACCCCCTTCATGGTCAAACACCCCCCGGCATTCACCACCGGGATGCTCTTTGAGACCGGGACCTCGCGGGTGGGGTTCACTTCGGACACCAACCGGGAGATACCGGAAAAGAGCCTCGACCTTCTTTCCGGCCTGGACCTTTTACTGCTCGATGCTCTCGCCCCGTCCCACTACAGCATAGCAAAGCACATGAACTATCTCGATGCCTGTACGCTGGCGGGCGAACTGGCCCCCAAAGAATTCCGGTGCATGCACCTAAGCCACCATATCCCCTGGGACCTCCCGCACACGGCAAAGGACGGGGATACATTCACCTTCCCGTAA
- a CDS encoding flavodoxin family protein has protein sequence MNVCIIYHSESGNTRHVAQHIAEACRGQLVEVTDRTEYGRLTGFLVRCKMARGEETTVVEPGSIDVSGYDQLVFGSPVWAFKPTPAIHAAIDTLKGCEGKRATAFCTHGGKPGQTAEVFQKWIEARGMKCVGNSGIHQKDIENEKKTRELIETLVKDLPSA, from the coding sequence ATGAACGTCTGCATCATCTACCATAGCGAGAGCGGCAACACCCGCCACGTGGCCCAGCATATCGCGGAGGCCTGCCGGGGGCAACTGGTCGAGGTGACCGACAGGACGGAATACGGCAGGCTGACCGGATTTCTGGTCCGGTGCAAGATGGCCCGCGGGGAGGAGACGACCGTTGTCGAACCCGGATCCATCGATGTCTCGGGCTATGACCAGCTGGTGTTCGGCTCGCCGGTCTGGGCCTTCAAGCCAACGCCCGCGATCCATGCGGCTATCGACACGCTGAAGGGATGCGAGGGTAAGCGCGCAACGGCGTTCTGCACCCACGGGGGAAAGCCCGGGCAGACGGCCGAGGTCTTCCAGAAGTGGATCGAGGCACGTGGCATGAAATGCGTGGGGAATAGCGGCATCCACCAGAAGGATATCGAGAACGAGAAGAAGACCCGCGAACTGATCGAGACACTGGTCAAGGACCTCCCCTCGGCCTGA
- the frhD gene encoding coenzyme F420-reducing hydrogenase, FrhD protein, whose protein sequence is MLYSEIVIVGCGNPLFGDDGFGPAVIEEMEKLTLPDNVTILDGGAGAPHFIFNFLDPEVTKKLIVVDIADFNAPPGSVSKMSGKELKPGAYVDPHSWDGVDQLCRIKDEIDTTVVLCQPAKAIKKGDAEVEMGLSDEVQSAIPKAIQVVLAEIGVDYGTTINLQEEGRERRAAKAR, encoded by the coding sequence ATGCTGTATTCGGAGATCGTAATCGTGGGGTGCGGAAACCCCCTGTTCGGCGATGACGGCTTCGGCCCCGCTGTGATCGAGGAGATGGAGAAGCTCACACTTCCCGACAATGTAACAATACTGGACGGTGGCGCTGGCGCCCCGCACTTTATTTTTAATTTCCTCGACCCTGAAGTGACGAAGAAGCTTATCGTTGTCGATATTGCCGATTTCAATGCACCACCCGGATCGGTATCGAAGATGTCCGGTAAGGAACTCAAGCCGGGCGCCTACGTGGACCCCCATTCCTGGGACGGTGTCGACCAGCTCTGCCGTATCAAAGACGAGATTGATACGACCGTTGTCCTCTGCCAGCCGGCAAAGGCCATCAAGAAGGGAGATGCCGAGGTCGAGATGGGTCTTTCAGATGAGGTCCAGAGCGCGATCCCGAAAGCAATCCAGGTAGTACTCGCTGAAATTGGAGTGGATTATGGGACTACTATCAATCTTCAAGAAGAAGGACGCGAGCGCAGAGCCGCAAAAGCCCGCTAG
- the frhG gene encoding coenzyme F420 hydrogenase subunit gamma: MADKITLGYTHLSGCTGCTVALADNYAGLLTLLDKYVDLKYMPTLADARHIQKVDVSFVEGSVCINDKLAVQEIKETREKSAIVVALGGCACYGNITRFSRGGQQNQPAHEAYLPIGDLIKVDVFIPGCAPTPQMIRNVAVMAYLLLKGTKEQKDLATAFLTPLMKLTEKNEACFCELMTQVINQGLCMGCGTCAAACPVNAITMEYGKPQGERDLCIKCGACYSQCPRSFFSFDVVENYEAINEAIMAALQ, encoded by the coding sequence GTGGCAGACAAGATTACATTAGGCTACACCCACCTCAGTGGGTGCACTGGTTGTACTGTAGCATTAGCAGACAACTATGCCGGATTATTAACACTCCTCGACAAGTATGTCGACCTGAAGTATATGCCGACACTTGCAGACGCAAGGCACATCCAGAAGGTCGATGTCTCGTTCGTCGAGGGTTCAGTCTGTATTAACGACAAACTCGCAGTGCAGGAGATCAAGGAGACCCGTGAGAAGTCAGCAATCGTTGTCGCCCTCGGCGGCTGCGCCTGCTACGGCAACATCACCCGGTTCTCCCGTGGCGGCCAGCAGAACCAGCCCGCCCACGAGGCATACCTGCCGATCGGCGACCTGATCAAGGTCGACGTGTTCATCCCCGGATGCGCACCGACCCCCCAGATGATCCGGAACGTCGCGGTCATGGCATACCTGCTCCTCAAGGGAACCAAGGAACAGAAGGACCTCGCAACGGCATTCCTGACCCCGCTGATGAAACTCACGGAGAAGAACGAGGCATGCTTCTGCGAACTGATGACCCAGGTCATCAACCAGGGCCTGTGCATGGGTTGCGGAACCTGTGCGGCAGCCTGCCCGGTCAATGCAATCACGATGGAGTACGGCAAGCCCCAGGGCGAGCGCGACCTGTGCATCAAGTGCGGCGCGTGCTACAGCCAGTGCCCGCGGAGCTTCTTCAGCTTCGACGTGGTTGAGAACTACGAGGCGATCAACGAGGCCATTATGGCGGCACTCCAGTGA
- a CDS encoding response regulator: MISVLYVDDDSGLLDLTKLYLEETGEIHVDTATSARQALDMFRHQEYDAVISDCQMPVMDGIEFLRLIRSRYPLLPVIMFSGKDRDELAMAAFESGADSYLRKGGNPKVMFAELSHTIIKAVERYLAQKALAEIAIRLFREIQNASDFVVFYNNQGRVIYNSPSTTDILGYPDRFFVGQHFGDLIHPDDRASALSAFDQVCSGKKTGLPFGFRVRKSNGNYLDIDTSFMNLIGIPGLDGIVLTAWPSLKKDRLTQIDPEERCARSYAARE; this comes from the coding sequence ATGATCTCAGTTCTTTATGTTGACGACGATTCGGGTCTGCTGGATCTCACAAAACTGTACCTTGAGGAGACTGGGGAGATCCATGTCGATACTGCAACATCTGCCCGCCAGGCGCTGGATATGTTCAGACATCAGGAATATGATGCCGTCATATCCGATTGCCAGATGCCTGTTATGGATGGGATCGAATTCCTGCGGCTCATCCGTAGCAGATATCCGTTACTTCCGGTTATCATGTTTTCCGGTAAGGATCGTGATGAACTGGCGATGGCGGCTTTTGAAAGTGGGGCGGATTCTTATCTCCGGAAAGGCGGCAATCCGAAAGTCATGTTTGCGGAGTTGTCGCATACCATAATAAAAGCAGTTGAACGGTACTTGGCACAGAAGGCTCTGGCAGAGATCGCGATCCGGCTCTTCCGGGAGATCCAGAATGCATCGGATTTTGTTGTTTTCTATAACAACCAGGGCCGGGTTATCTACAATTCCCCATCAACAACAGATATTCTCGGGTATCCGGATCGGTTCTTCGTCGGGCAACACTTCGGGGATCTTATTCATCCGGATGATCGTGCATCGGCACTCTCTGCATTCGATCAGGTATGCAGCGGGAAAAAAACCGGCCTGCCGTTTGGATTCCGGGTGCGGAAATCCAATGGAAATTATCTAGATATAGATACTAGTTTCATGAATCTTATCGGAATTCCCGGTTTAGATGGGATCGTTCTCACAGCGTGGCCCTCCCTGAAAAAGGATCGCCTTACCCAAATCGATCCGGAAGAACGGTGCGCGAGATCATATGCCGCGCGTGAATAA